The Comamonas sp. GB3 AK4-5 genome includes a region encoding these proteins:
- the queG gene encoding tRNA epoxyqueuosine(34) reductase QueG, whose translation MVCSSQLVPQIQDWASELGFSQIGVAGVDLSSAEPGLLQWLDAGCHGEMHYMEGHGLKRARPAELVPGTLSVITARMDYLPQATPPGWQAVEFARLQRPEEGIVSVYARGRDYHKVLRARLQKLTDRIAQEIGPFGHRVFTDSAPVLEAELAQRSGQGWRGKHTLVLSREAGSMFFLGEIFVDMALAPTEPVSAHCGSCSACMQACPTGAIVAPHRVDARRCISYLTIEHAGAIPLELRPLLANRIYGCDDCQLACPWNKFAQPSQLPDFDARDGLAGSTLVQLFAWDEASFLRRTEGSPIRRIGHERWLRNIAVALGNALRSLPQGLERDAVCTALQAQAEHPSDLVREHVQWALAQGAGRP comes from the coding sequence ATGGTGTGCAGCAGTCAACTCGTTCCTCAAATACAAGACTGGGCCAGCGAGCTGGGATTTTCCCAAATTGGCGTGGCCGGTGTGGATTTGTCCTCGGCAGAGCCCGGGCTGCTGCAATGGCTGGACGCCGGTTGCCATGGCGAGATGCACTATATGGAAGGCCATGGCCTCAAGCGCGCCCGGCCGGCCGAACTGGTGCCGGGCACGCTCAGCGTCATCACCGCGCGCATGGATTATCTGCCCCAAGCTACACCACCAGGCTGGCAGGCCGTGGAATTTGCGCGTTTGCAGCGGCCTGAAGAAGGCATTGTCTCCGTCTACGCTCGTGGCCGCGACTACCACAAGGTGTTGCGTGCGCGGCTGCAAAAGCTGACCGATCGCATTGCCCAGGAAATTGGCCCTTTCGGCCACCGCGTGTTCACCGACTCGGCGCCCGTGCTGGAGGCCGAGCTGGCCCAGCGCAGCGGCCAGGGCTGGCGCGGCAAACACACCCTGGTGCTCAGCCGGGAGGCGGGCTCCATGTTCTTTCTGGGTGAAATCTTTGTGGACATGGCGCTGGCGCCTACCGAGCCCGTCAGTGCGCATTGCGGCAGCTGTAGCGCCTGCATGCAGGCCTGCCCCACGGGCGCCATCGTGGCGCCACACCGGGTGGATGCACGCCGCTGCATTTCCTATCTGACCATCGAACATGCCGGGGCCATCCCGCTGGAGCTGCGCCCGCTGCTGGCCAATCGCATCTATGGCTGCGACGACTGCCAGCTGGCCTGCCCATGGAACAAGTTTGCCCAGCCCAGTCAGCTGCCGGACTTTGATGCCCGCGATGGCCTGGCCGGCAGCACGCTGGTGCAGCTTTTTGCCTGGGATGAGGCGAGCTTTTTGCGCCGCACCGAGGGCAGCCCCATACGCCGCATAGGCCATGAGCGCTGGCTGCGCAACATCGCCGTAGCCCTGGGCAATGCGCTGCGCAGTCTGCCCCAAGGCCTGGAGCGCGACGCCGTGTGCACTGCCTTGCAAGCCCAGGCCGAACACCCCAGCGACCTGGTGCGCGAGCATGTGCAATGGGCGCTGGCGCAGGGTGCAGGCCGGCCATAA
- the pgaA gene encoding poly-beta-1,6 N-acetyl-D-glucosamine export porin PgaA has protein sequence MHRPSFRAFPPFRTALYACAAALLTACLSPSAATASEAAPSREQLLAQARHKRDAQQWQAALHDFQQGQARFPHEPGFLYGEIYVLADGGQAGAAYEKATQLLERHPHDVDTLLVMAYTSLRQHGPFAALEYADRAQQLAPDRPYVAREYLQALRRADMPNAALEWVEKHPNFLPPAEMRVLQADAVAEIVRLSDVDSRSEAERFQLADEALAQYQRLFPQWLQAGPEAQALVQRARTDRLQALHARFYMSELVREYEDLVASQAEIPPYALADIASAYLYLRQPEKSLAIYQQLIDANYMRNDDIIRQKQDFGLLYSYSDAGDVSTAQNTASPMPQDFSPWRYVEGEKSKVPNASYLDAVHASTMMDFYANDTVGAQSRLGGMVAGAPVNNHLRTDLAWIYRSRGWPRRSEAELKVAETYEPRDMVVQLGQGNTALSLQEWRQAEAINQDTYQRYPEDVRAQRLNRLWEVHKLSELRISAYRGLSKQNPVYGSRYFGLETVVYTPPIDYNWRLFAGAAHLTGNYEDGKAQYNFERAGVEWRSRNWTSEAEVSSNRYGFGQRPGARISSTYNINDQWGISGAANWRSRAPPLDALRQNISSNSAEISLRWRQSERREWDISITPSRFSDGNQRIDVLLSGKERLLTFPRWFLDLGIEGYATRNKLNNVNYYSPQREYGVLPFLNWNHTIYQRYETAWRQNASIGFGGLYQKGFGNYATQMLSYGQRYQHNSVFELGGTISLNRRAYDSIYEREWRLVLDMIYRF, from the coding sequence ATGCATCGCCCGTCTTTCAGAGCGTTCCCGCCATTTCGCACCGCCCTCTACGCCTGCGCCGCAGCGCTCCTCACCGCATGCCTGAGTCCATCTGCTGCAACGGCTTCTGAGGCGGCCCCCAGCCGCGAACAGCTTTTGGCGCAAGCCCGGCACAAACGCGATGCACAGCAGTGGCAAGCGGCCTTGCATGATTTCCAGCAGGGGCAGGCCCGCTTCCCCCATGAGCCGGGTTTTTTGTACGGAGAAATCTATGTGCTGGCGGATGGAGGACAAGCTGGAGCGGCTTATGAAAAGGCCACACAGCTGCTGGAGCGCCACCCTCACGATGTCGATACCTTGCTGGTCATGGCCTATACCAGCTTGCGCCAACACGGCCCTTTTGCGGCCCTGGAATATGCCGACCGTGCCCAGCAACTGGCGCCTGATCGACCTTATGTAGCACGTGAATACCTGCAAGCGCTGCGGCGGGCCGACATGCCGAATGCAGCGCTGGAATGGGTGGAAAAACACCCCAACTTTCTGCCACCTGCGGAAATGCGCGTGCTGCAAGCCGATGCGGTTGCAGAAATCGTACGGCTTTCCGATGTGGATTCCCGCTCGGAAGCAGAGCGCTTTCAACTAGCAGATGAGGCCCTCGCCCAATATCAGCGGCTTTTTCCGCAATGGCTGCAGGCCGGCCCTGAAGCACAGGCTCTGGTGCAGCGGGCACGCACCGACAGGCTTCAGGCGTTGCATGCCCGCTTTTACATGTCCGAGCTGGTGCGGGAATACGAAGACCTGGTGGCAAGCCAAGCCGAGATACCGCCGTATGCACTGGCGGATATCGCCTCGGCCTATCTGTATTTGCGTCAGCCGGAAAAATCCCTGGCCATTTACCAGCAGTTGATTGATGCGAATTACATGCGCAATGACGACATCATTCGCCAAAAACAGGATTTCGGCCTGCTCTACTCCTATTCCGATGCGGGAGATGTGAGCACCGCCCAAAATACCGCCAGCCCCATGCCGCAGGACTTCAGTCCGTGGCGTTATGTGGAGGGGGAGAAATCCAAGGTTCCCAACGCCTCTTATCTGGATGCCGTGCATGCATCCACCATGATGGATTTCTACGCCAACGATACGGTTGGCGCCCAATCACGGCTTGGGGGCATGGTCGCTGGCGCACCGGTGAACAATCATTTGCGCACCGATCTGGCGTGGATCTACCGCTCCAGAGGCTGGCCAAGGCGCTCCGAAGCAGAGCTCAAAGTGGCAGAGACCTATGAGCCCAGGGACATGGTCGTACAACTGGGCCAAGGCAATACCGCCTTGAGCCTGCAGGAATGGCGGCAAGCCGAGGCCATCAACCAAGACACCTACCAGCGCTACCCAGAAGATGTTCGCGCCCAGCGCCTCAATCGTTTGTGGGAAGTTCACAAACTCTCCGAACTCCGCATCTCTGCCTACAGGGGTTTGAGCAAGCAAAACCCCGTGTATGGCAGCCGTTATTTTGGTCTTGAAACCGTTGTCTATACACCACCCATTGATTACAACTGGCGGCTTTTTGCGGGCGCCGCCCATTTAACCGGGAATTATGAAGACGGTAAGGCGCAATACAACTTTGAACGCGCAGGTGTGGAATGGAGAAGCCGCAATTGGACCAGCGAAGCAGAGGTTTCGAGCAACCGCTACGGCTTTGGCCAACGCCCAGGCGCCAGAATATCCAGCACCTACAACATCAATGACCAATGGGGAATCAGCGGGGCAGCCAACTGGCGCTCACGCGCCCCCCCCTTGGACGCGCTCCGTCAAAACATCAGCAGCAATAGCGCAGAAATCAGCTTGCGCTGGCGACAAAGTGAGCGCCGAGAATGGGATATATCCATTACACCCTCCCGGTTCAGTGATGGAAACCAACGCATTGATGTGCTGCTCAGCGGCAAGGAACGCCTTCTCACCTTCCCTCGCTGGTTTCTCGACCTGGGGATCGAGGGCTATGCCACGCGTAACAAGCTGAACAATGTCAACTATTACAGCCCACAAAGAGAATATGGCGTTCTGCCATTCCTCAATTGGAACCACACCATCTACCAGCGATATGAGACCGCCTGGAGGCAAAACGCCAGCATAGGGTTTGGCGGTCTTTATCAAAAAGGCTTTGGCAATTATGCAACGCAGATGCTGAGCTATGGCCAGCGCTACCAACACAACAGTGTTTTTGAGCTTGGCGGCACCATTTCACTGAATCGACGCGCTTATGACAGCATTTATGAACGCGAATGGCGTTTGGTGCTCGACATGATTTACCGATTTTAA
- a CDS encoding AEC family transporter yields MNYAQLLFPDFSLILLGYLLCRFSPLNRPVWQGVEALVYYLLFPVLLFHSIVKSPLDWTTTSNLIAAGVLSGVVGIALAYSLPWWPGLKGHVDRRDHASAAQVAFRFNSFIGLALAERLAGAQGLLLMSVLIGFCVPMFNIAAVWPMARAGQQSFWQQLVRNPLIVATVSGLVANLLGFRMPTWLEPPANRLGAASIALGLMSAGAGLQLGLLTHAKRLSVAVLAIRHGVQPLLALAAIHLLGLQGDQALILLLFAALPTASTCYVLAARMGYNGPYVAGLVTLSTVLGVASLPFALSLAP; encoded by the coding sequence GTGAATTACGCCCAGCTTCTTTTCCCCGATTTCTCCCTGATCTTGCTGGGCTATTTGCTGTGCCGCTTCAGCCCGCTCAACCGCCCCGTCTGGCAAGGCGTCGAGGCACTGGTGTATTACCTGCTGTTCCCGGTGCTGCTGTTTCACTCCATCGTCAAAAGCCCGCTGGACTGGACCACCACCTCCAACCTGATTGCCGCCGGCGTGTTGTCTGGCGTGGTGGGCATTGCCCTGGCCTACAGCCTGCCCTGGTGGCCGGGCCTCAAAGGCCATGTGGACCGGCGCGACCATGCCAGCGCGGCCCAGGTGGCGTTTCGCTTCAACTCCTTTATCGGCCTGGCCCTGGCCGAACGCCTGGCCGGCGCCCAGGGGCTGCTGCTGATGTCGGTGCTGATCGGCTTTTGCGTGCCCATGTTCAATATCGCTGCCGTCTGGCCCATGGCCCGCGCCGGGCAGCAAAGCTTTTGGCAGCAACTGGTGCGCAACCCGCTGATTGTGGCCACGGTCAGCGGCCTGGTCGCCAATTTGCTGGGCTTTCGCATGCCCACCTGGCTGGAGCCACCGGCCAACCGCCTGGGTGCGGCATCGATTGCACTGGGCCTGATGTCGGCCGGTGCCGGTCTGCAGCTGGGGCTGTTGACACATGCCAAGCGCCTGTCCGTGGCCGTGCTGGCCATCCGCCATGGCGTGCAGCCGCTGCTGGCCCTGGCGGCCATCCACCTCCTGGGCCTGCAAGGCGACCAGGCCCTGATTCTGCTGCTGTTTGCCGCCCTGCCCACGGCCAGCACCTGCTATGTGCTGGCGGCGCGCATGGGATACAACGGGCCCTATGTGGCCGGGCTGGTGACGCTGTCCACCGTGCTGGGCGTGGCCAGTCTGCCGTTTGCGCTGTCGCTGGCGCCTTGA
- a CDS encoding tripartite tricarboxylate transporter substrate binding protein BugE, with amino-acid sequence MDRRSWMGVVLALASTAAMADASFPNKPIRLLVPFAAGGTTDIIARVIADPLGKELGQPVIVENRGGGGGVIGALETSRQKADGYNLGIATVSTMATNPAINPKNPYDPLTAFTPVVNIAATPNVIAVNPKFAGAANYKAFEAELKKNPGQYSYGSSGTGGIQHMLMELYKSLTGIEMIHVPYRGAGPALNDAVANQIPMILDNLPSALPFIKDKRLTAIAVAAPERLAVLPDVPTFKEVGLEPVNRMAFYGIIGPKGMPKEVVDKLNAAVRKVLQEPAIRKRIEDTGSVIVGNTPEQFAKECKDEFAIYKQVVAKQKLTLE; translated from the coding sequence ATGGATCGTCGTAGTTGGATGGGCGTGGTGTTGGCATTGGCCAGCACCGCAGCAATGGCAGATGCATCGTTCCCCAACAAGCCGATCAGGCTGCTGGTGCCCTTTGCGGCCGGTGGCACGACCGACATCATTGCCCGCGTGATCGCCGACCCTCTGGGTAAAGAGCTGGGCCAGCCCGTGATTGTGGAAAACCGTGGCGGTGGCGGTGGCGTCATCGGTGCGCTGGAAACCTCGCGCCAAAAGGCCGACGGCTACAACCTGGGCATTGCCACCGTCTCCACCATGGCCACCAACCCGGCCATCAACCCCAAGAACCCCTATGACCCGCTGACCGCCTTCACGCCGGTGGTGAACATTGCGGCCACGCCGAATGTCATCGCCGTGAACCCCAAGTTCGCCGGTGCGGCCAACTACAAGGCTTTCGAGGCCGAGCTCAAGAAGAACCCGGGCCAGTACTCCTACGGTTCCTCTGGCACGGGCGGCATCCAGCACATGCTGATGGAGCTGTACAAAAGCCTGACCGGCATCGAGATGATTCACGTGCCCTACCGCGGAGCGGGCCCGGCGCTGAACGATGCCGTGGCCAACCAGATCCCCATGATTTTGGACAACCTGCCCTCGGCTCTGCCCTTTATCAAGGACAAGCGCCTCACGGCCATCGCCGTGGCCGCGCCCGAGCGTCTGGCCGTGCTGCCCGATGTGCCCACCTTCAAGGAAGTGGGCCTGGAGCCTGTGAACCGCATGGCCTTCTACGGCATCATCGGCCCCAAGGGCATGCCCAAGGAAGTGGTGGACAAGCTCAACGCCGCCGTGCGCAAGGTGCTGCAGGAGCCCGCCATCCGCAAGCGCATCGAGGACACGGGTTCGGTCATTGTGGGCAATACGCCCGAGCAGTTTGCCAAGGAGTGCAAGGATGAGTTCGCCATCTACAAGCAGGTGGTGGCCAAGCAAAAGCTGACGCTGGAATAA
- the rpoD gene encoding RNA polymerase sigma factor RpoD, with the protein MPVSKSAKSQQALETSAKSKTSSAAAKKTAAVKKPASTKAAEAKKDPNVATKSQAELKALADELLAADAKKRGRKKADAVEGDTADAEAPAVKKPAAKKAAAKKAPAKTAAATSDDKAPAKRGRKPKAETTAKGKGKAGMSDDMDDVDMDGEMDGEVDADLEVETEVEAEVESTPTTTEKVKPLRMKISKAKERALMKEFGLDETVLTEEEMNTRRQRLKALITLGKTRGYLTHSEINDHLPDKLIDAETLEVVISMLNDMGVAVYEQTPDAETLFQNNVTPTATTVEEAEEEAEAALSTVDSEFGRTTDPVRMYMREMGTVELLTREGEIEIAKRIEGGLMDMMEAISASPATIAEILGMAEEIREGKVVISTIVDGFVNANENDDYVAEEDFDEYDEEDDDDGKGGSKALTKKLEELKNEALSRFDSMRGHFEKMHKVYDKEGYGSATYLKLQKTITEELMTIRFTAKTIEKLCDLVRAQVDDVRKKERELRKIIVDKCRMPQETFIKDFPANLLNLDWVVKQAAAGKPWSTVLERNIPPVQELQQNLMDLQSRVVVPLDELKRINKRMNDGERASRDAKKEMIEANLRLVISIAKKYTNRGLQFLDLIQEGNIGLMKAVDKFEYRRGYKFSTYATWWIRQAITRSIADQARTIRIPVHMIETINKMNRISRQHLQEFGFEPDASILAAKMEIPEDKIRKIMKIAKEPISMETPIGDDDDSHLGDFIEDHNNTAPVDAAMQAGLRDVVKDILDGLTPREAKVLRMRFGIEMSTDHTLEEVGKQFDVTRERIRQIEAKALRKLKHPSRSDKLRSFIDSL; encoded by the coding sequence ATGCCCGTATCAAAGTCCGCGAAGTCCCAGCAGGCCCTCGAAACTTCCGCGAAGTCCAAGACCTCTTCGGCGGCTGCCAAGAAAACAGCAGCCGTGAAAAAGCCCGCCTCCACCAAGGCGGCTGAAGCCAAGAAAGACCCCAACGTGGCAACCAAATCTCAAGCTGAACTCAAAGCCCTGGCCGACGAACTGCTCGCGGCCGATGCCAAGAAGCGTGGCCGCAAGAAAGCCGATGCGGTAGAAGGCGACACCGCCGACGCTGAAGCGCCTGCCGTCAAAAAGCCTGCGGCCAAGAAGGCTGCCGCCAAAAAGGCCCCAGCCAAGACTGCAGCCGCCACCAGCGATGACAAGGCTCCGGCCAAGCGCGGCCGCAAGCCCAAGGCCGAAACCACTGCCAAGGGCAAGGGTAAGGCTGGCATGTCCGATGACATGGATGATGTCGACATGGACGGCGAGATGGACGGCGAGGTCGACGCCGACCTCGAAGTCGAGACCGAAGTGGAAGCAGAAGTGGAGAGCACGCCCACGACCACGGAAAAGGTCAAGCCGCTGCGCATGAAGATCAGCAAGGCCAAGGAGCGCGCCTTGATGAAGGAATTCGGCCTGGACGAAACCGTCCTGACCGAAGAGGAAATGAACACCCGCCGTCAGCGCCTGAAGGCACTGATCACGCTGGGCAAAACACGCGGCTACCTGACCCACAGCGAAATCAACGACCACTTGCCCGACAAGCTGATCGATGCCGAAACGCTGGAAGTCGTGATCTCCATGCTCAACGACATGGGCGTGGCCGTGTACGAGCAAACGCCCGACGCGGAAACCCTGTTCCAGAACAACGTGACGCCCACGGCCACCACGGTGGAAGAGGCCGAGGAAGAAGCCGAAGCCGCCCTGTCCACCGTGGACTCGGAATTCGGCCGTACCACCGACCCCGTGCGCATGTACATGCGTGAAATGGGTACGGTGGAGCTGCTGACGCGCGAAGGCGAAATCGAAATCGCCAAGCGCATCGAAGGCGGCTTGATGGACATGATGGAGGCCATCTCGGCCTCCCCCGCCACCATCGCCGAGATCCTGGGCATGGCCGAGGAAATCCGCGAAGGCAAGGTAGTCATCTCCACCATCGTCGACGGCTTTGTGAACGCCAACGAAAACGATGACTACGTGGCCGAAGAAGACTTCGACGAATACGACGAAGAGGACGACGACGACGGCAAGGGCGGCTCCAAGGCGCTGACCAAGAAGCTCGAAGAGCTGAAGAACGAAGCCCTGTCGCGCTTTGACAGCATGCGCGGTCACTTCGAGAAGATGCACAAGGTCTACGACAAGGAAGGCTACGGCTCGGCCACCTACCTGAAGCTCCAGAAGACCATCACCGAGGAGCTGATGACCATCCGCTTCACGGCCAAGACCATCGAGAAGCTGTGCGATCTGGTGCGCGCCCAGGTGGATGATGTGCGCAAGAAGGAACGCGAGCTGCGCAAGATCATCGTGGACAAGTGCCGCATGCCGCAGGAAACCTTTATCAAGGATTTCCCGGCCAACCTGCTGAACCTGGACTGGGTGGTCAAGCAAGCCGCTGCCGGCAAGCCCTGGAGCACGGTGCTGGAACGCAATATCCCGCCCGTGCAGGAACTGCAGCAAAACCTGATGGACCTGCAGTCCCGCGTGGTGGTGCCGCTGGACGAGCTCAAGCGCATCAACAAGCGCATGAACGACGGCGAGCGCGCCAGCCGCGATGCCAAGAAGGAGATGATCGAGGCCAACTTGCGCCTGGTGATCTCGATTGCCAAGAAATACACCAACCGTGGCCTGCAGTTCCTGGACCTGATCCAGGAAGGCAACATCGGCTTGATGAAGGCCGTGGACAAGTTCGAGTACCGCCGCGGCTACAAGTTCTCGACCTATGCCACCTGGTGGATTCGCCAGGCCATCACCCGCTCCATCGCGGACCAGGCGCGCACCATCCGTATTCCGGTGCACATGATCGAGACCATCAACAAGATGAACCGCATCTCGCGCCAGCACTTGCAGGAATTTGGCTTCGAGCCCGATGCCTCCATCCTGGCCGCCAAGATGGAAATCCCCGAGGACAAGATCCGCAAGATCATGAAGATCGCCAAGGAGCCCATCTCGATGGAAACCCCCATCGGCGATGATGACGACTCCCACCTGGGCGACTTCATCGAGGACCACAACAACACCGCGCCGGTGGATGCAGCCATGCAAGCCGGCCTGCGCGATGTGGTCAAGGACATCCTCGACGGCCTGACCCCGCGCGAAGCCAAGGTGCTGCGCATGCGCTTCGGTATTGAAATGTCCACCGACCACACGCTGGAAGAAGTGGGCAAGCAGTTCGACGTGACGCGCGAGCGCATCCGCCAGATCGAAGCCAAGGCGCTGCGCAAGCTCAAGCACCCCAGCCGCTCCGACAAGCTGCGCAGCTTTATCGATTCGCTGTAA
- the tsaE gene encoding tRNA (adenosine(37)-N6)-threonylcarbamoyltransferase complex ATPase subunit type 1 TsaE, with protein MTAAHHTPPIVETPAPLAEQLRTWHSEADTAAFAQALAQLPALRNAYVTLHGDLGTGKTTLVRHLLRSLGVTGRIKSPTYAVVEPHEAEGLFIWHFDFYRFDDPREWEDAGFRDIFASQGLKLAEWPEKAAALTPAADLAIHIEAIDDTQRRVSLRAHTQAGVHMLQHWPA; from the coding sequence TTGACTGCTGCACACCATACCCCCCCGATTGTAGAAACCCCTGCCCCCCTTGCCGAGCAATTACGCACCTGGCACAGCGAGGCGGACACCGCCGCTTTTGCCCAGGCACTGGCGCAGCTGCCTGCGCTGCGCAATGCCTATGTCACCTTGCACGGCGACCTGGGCACGGGCAAGACCACGCTGGTACGCCATCTGCTGCGCAGCCTGGGCGTGACGGGCCGCATCAAAAGCCCCACCTACGCCGTGGTGGAGCCGCACGAGGCCGAGGGCCTGTTCATCTGGCACTTTGACTTCTACCGCTTCGACGATCCGCGCGAATGGGAGGACGCGGGTTTTCGCGACATTTTCGCCAGCCAGGGGCTGAAACTGGCAGAATGGCCGGAAAAGGCCGCAGCACTGACTCCTGCTGCGGACCTAGCTATCCATATAGAAGCAATTGACGACACGCAGCGCCGCGTGAGCTTGCGCGCCCACACGCAAGCCGGTGTGCACATGCTGCAGCATTGGCCCGCATGA
- a CDS encoding N-acetylmuramoyl-L-alanine amidase — translation MSDENIPRPASSAPLSRRHLLQAGSLVLLLGTQQIARGATIVAVRVWPAPEYSRVTLESDTPLVAKQFFVASPPRLAVDIEGIDLNPALRELVAKVQADDPNIKAIRVGQNSPNVVRLVIDLKQAAVPQVFTLQPVAAYQHRLVFDLYPADPVDPLEALISERLRDAGPQSAQAQAHQPSMGSGVPPEADPLGELIAQQGKKPTATTPATKPAGTGTPPAPPTVVATAPPPPAPPPEPPPTKRPVSPSVATAQRTDRIIVVALDPGHGGEDPGAIGPGGTREKDVVLRIAHLLRDRINASTIGGSPMRAFLTRDGDFFVPLGTRVEKARRVQADLFISIHADAFTTPAAKGASVFALSQKGASSTAARWLANKENQADLVGGINVKSQDRHVQQMMLDMSTTAQINDSLKLGTHLLGQIGDMAKLHKPRVEQAGFAVLKAPDIPSVLVETAFISNPEEEAKLRSATYQVQLADALMRGIKLYFTKNPPLARNRSV, via the coding sequence ATGAGCGACGAAAACATCCCCCGCCCTGCCTCATCTGCTCCACTGAGCCGCCGCCATCTGTTGCAGGCAGGCTCATTGGTGCTCTTGCTCGGCACCCAACAGATTGCGCGCGGCGCCACCATCGTGGCGGTGCGCGTCTGGCCCGCCCCCGAGTACTCCCGCGTCACGCTGGAGTCCGACACCCCCCTGGTGGCCAAGCAGTTCTTTGTGGCCTCGCCGCCCAGGCTGGCGGTGGACATCGAGGGCATCGATCTCAACCCCGCGCTGCGTGAGCTGGTGGCCAAGGTCCAGGCGGATGACCCCAATATCAAAGCCATACGCGTGGGCCAGAACTCACCCAATGTGGTGCGCCTGGTCATCGACCTCAAGCAGGCCGCCGTGCCCCAGGTGTTCACGCTGCAACCTGTGGCCGCCTACCAGCACCGGCTGGTGTTTGACCTGTACCCGGCCGACCCGGTGGACCCGCTGGAGGCCCTGATCAGCGAGCGCCTGCGCGACGCCGGCCCCCAGTCGGCCCAAGCACAAGCCCACCAACCCAGCATGGGCAGCGGCGTGCCGCCGGAAGCCGATCCGCTGGGTGAGCTGATTGCCCAGCAAGGCAAGAAGCCGACAGCCACCACCCCGGCCACCAAGCCCGCAGGCACTGGCACGCCTCCCGCCCCGCCCACCGTGGTGGCCACGGCCCCACCGCCACCTGCGCCGCCGCCCGAGCCCCCACCCACCAAGCGCCCGGTCAGCCCCAGCGTGGCCACGGCCCAACGCACGGACCGCATCATCGTCGTGGCCCTGGACCCTGGCCACGGCGGCGAAGACCCTGGCGCCATCGGCCCTGGTGGCACACGCGAAAAAGACGTGGTGCTACGTATTGCCCATTTGCTGCGTGACCGCATCAACGCCAGCACCATAGGTGGCAGCCCCATGCGCGCCTTTTTGACGCGCGATGGCGACTTCTTTGTGCCCCTGGGCACCCGCGTGGAAAAAGCCCGCCGCGTACAGGCCGATTTGTTCATCAGCATCCATGCCGACGCCTTCACCACACCGGCGGCCAAGGGCGCCAGCGTGTTTGCATTGAGCCAGAAAGGCGCGTCCAGCACGGCCGCTCGCTGGCTGGCCAACAAGGAAAACCAGGCCGACCTGGTGGGCGGCATCAACGTCAAAAGCCAGGACCGCCATGTGCAGCAAATGATGCTGGACATGAGCACCACCGCCCAGATCAACGACAGCCTGAAGCTGGGCACCCACCTGCTGGGACAGATTGGTGACATGGCCAAGCTGCACAAGCCCCGCGTGGAGCAAGCCGGTTTTGCCGTGCTCAAGGCTCCCGACATTCCCAGTGTGCTGGTGGAGACGGCCTTCATCAGCAACCCCGAGGAAGAGGCCAAGCTGCGCAGCGCGACCTACCAGGTACAGCTGGCCGACGCACTGATGCGCGGCATCAAGCTGTACTTCACCAAAAACCCACCACTGGCCCGCAACCGGTCGGTGTAA